One Prosthecobacter sp. genomic window, TTGGCCTGGTTGCGCAGAGAATGAACGCGGGTGCAGGGAACTACGGAGACAGCGGCGCACGGTTTCCTGGCATGAAGCGCTCTGTTTGGCGGCCTGTTGGAGGATTCTTTCCGTGAGATCAGGATTGTTAAACGGCAGGCACGATTCGAGGCGCACTGGTTGTAGGGCGAAGGTCAGTTCTTCCTCATGAAGTGCGGACAGATGATCGCTTAGCCAGTGCTGGTAGGTTTGCCACGCGCCTTCGCCCAGGATATGAAACCAGTTACTCAGTTTGTCGGCCAGGGTAAGGTCTTGGGAGTGATGTGCGCCGATAAGTTGCTGGAAAGCGCTGTCGATCCTCTCGATAATCGCTGGGACAGAATCAAGCGAGTTCAGGTCGAGGTAGCCGAAGGGCTGATATTCGGCGTTTGGGGTGAGTTGCCAATGATCAAGACGTGCTCGGAGATAATCGACGACTTGTTGTGGATCGTGACGGCTCCAGGCTTCGATGAGATCATCCAAGCGCAGTTTTTGCAAATCGGGGATGAGCAGCAGCTTTTGGAGGATTTCTGCGCCGTGCGGAACGCCCTCGTAAGGAGGCCAGCCGAACCAAGTCATGATGCAGTCGCGGAGTTCTCCGCCAAGCCTGGGTTCCTCGACTTTGACCTTCACGGCAGCGATGATGCCGAAAACGACTTCGAGATGCGTAAAGTAGGTGTGCGCCTCTTTGGTCCAAGAAAAGACGTGAGAGCGAAATTCCACATCTTCATGGCTGGCGTAGCGTTTCAAAGCTGCCAGCTCATCGGTGGTGAGTTCGCGTCGATAGCGAAGACTGCGCAGCGCTTCCAGAGCGAGTGTTTTGCGTGGGCTTTGCAATGCTCGGAGCGTCCACTCGGTGCGGGTGGTTGGTTCGTCTTTCCAGGCATGATCGAGGGCTTGGTAAAGCCTGTCTAGCGTGCTGCTCTCGGAGGCCAAGAGGTGTTCTGCTAGCTGGGGAAGTAGCTCGGGCTGCTGTTTGCCGATGGAGCCAACAAATGCCCAAAAACTCATGCTGCCGAGCTTTTCGAGTTTTGGGTGCCATTCTTCAAGAAAGCGCCAGAGGCCACTGGCGTCGCTCGTGAGCTTCACAACCTCGTGAGTGGTGTGATCGACGAAGGCAGCCCACGTTTGGCGCTTTAAGGCGATTTCATCCTGGATGCTGTCATAACTTTCTTTGGAAGTGAGCTGCTTACCAGCTTGGTAAAGTGCCCTGCGACTGCATTCGGCGACACTTTGAGGCACATCGGATTCCTCAGAGGAAAGGAAGAGGCGATGAATCCGCAGTTCCAAAGTGTCAGGGAAGGCTTCCAGCAGGTCATGGATGCCGTGGCGGCCCGATTTTTCCTGGAGGGCTGATTGCAGGCTGTTGATGAGCGTTTGCCGCAGAGCCCAGAGTGTGGCGGCATCTTCGATGGCTGGAATGGCCTTCTTGAGTGCGCTGACTGCCCGCGCTTGCTCCTGTCGCCATGCCTTGCGGTCCTCGGCTCTTGCCCCATCTGCTTTCACTGGCATTTGGTCAGGCACGAAGAAGTGGCGGAAGTAATGAGCGGCGGATTGCCTCGCCTGCCAGATGGGGGAATGCAGCCAGTTCAGACAGATCGTGAGGACTTCCTTTCGCAAATGCTTCGAGGGGCCGAGTGGCAGCAGGTAGTTGTGAAACTGGAGTGTGCGCTGATCTGCCCACTCGTTCTCCATCTTGGTAAGTTGGAAGCATCCATCTAGCATGGCATGGAGAAGTGCTCCGAGCCTTTCATGTGATGGCAGAAGTGCAGGGTCGTAGATGCGGGCCTTGATCCACGGCATGGCTTGATTGGCAAAAACGGGCGGGCCAAAGCAGGCGACGGAGCAGATGGTGCTGATCTTGGACAAAAGGTCGCCGTATTGGCCGCCATCGATTTCCCAGAGCAGATCAAGGCAGGTGGTGACGTACTCCAGTTGAATGCTGCCGATGGTTTCGGCGATGCCAGCAGATACTTCGAGGATTTGGGCGAATGAAGGGGGCGCTGTGGCGAATGCTTCTTCAATTTCATTCGGCGACTCGGCAGGTTGGTCATTCTTCAAGCGCAAGGCTTCACGCGCCTGTAAAAGAGACTCGTGCGGCTGTAGCTCGCAGATGCCTTGCCACAGATTGAGGATACCTACACGACGACGCCAGCCAGCCTGGCGATATTCGCTTTTCAGCGCCTCGACGAGAGGTGTGGTGACACGCGAGGCTTGCGGGTGAATGAGGCGGGTGATGTATTCGGCCTCGGAGAGGTTTCGCAGCACTGCTGGCAGCAAGGTGTCACTTCCTAGTTGAGTCCAAAATCTCGCTGGCAATGGCTTTGCGTGCCCCTTTTCATCAAAACAAGCCTCGCAGGCACGGTAGTCTGCCGCTAGGTCGGGAATGAGCCTCCAGGTGCTCTGCTGCAAACCAGCATCCGCTTTGATCTGGAGGTGGCCAGACTCCTTCAAGACATCCAACAACCGACGAAAGTCTGGTGGAGTCAGGCCCATGAATGAAGCTGCTTTTTCCTCCAATACGGCGTCCACGGGCGCGGAAGATAGTAGGGCAAGAAGATCCAATGCTTCCTCAATCACAAACTCGGAGACTCCGTGTGTGGTAGCGAGCTTGGGCGTGTCAAAGAGGCTATGAAGCACCTCGCGGCGAAAATGCGCGTCCTGGTGCAGGTTGACCTTTCCGTCGTGTTTGTTGAGATGTTCAGCACCCGTCAGAATGATGAGAGGACTGCCACCCGCAGCATCCACGAGCGCTTTGGCAAGCTGTGTGAGGTTTGGAGCAAGCGCAGCTTTGGCGAGTTTTAGCTGCGCAGGCCGCTTGATCGAAGCTAGGGCAGGGAGGGGGTGGATCGGGCGAATTTCGGCCTGTCTGAGTTCGATCTGCAAATGGCGGAGGCAGTAAGGCCGTGTGCCGATGACCAGCCGGAGACGCGCACCCCAGCGGAGGCGCATTCTCTCGAAATGCGCCCGCAGCTCTGGCTGCCACCTGTGGGCGTCGTCCAGGATAATGACTGCTTCATCACACGGAGGCATCCATTGCATGGCTTCGTCGAGTTCCGTGGGCGTGCATGGCAGCAGAAAACGCACGCAGCGACGGATCGGCTGCTCAGCGGCTTCCTTGGCAAATTCAAGCAGGAGGCGCGTCTTTCCTTCGCCGCCAGGAGCAGGCAGAAGGATGGCTTGATGGCCTGCGTCGAGAGCATCCAGCAGCGATTTCTTTTCAGCGTCCCGGCCGAAAAGTTTTTGCTTATGGCTGAATGAGCCCTGAAATCCTTCCATCATCGCCAACTCGGTGATCAGTGGGCTGGCTTCGGTCATGCCGAGCACATCGAAAGATGTGCCCCTTCCGAAGTATTTGGTAAGGAGTCTGGCTCCTTGCGGGGTCTTGAGGTTTTGCCCGATGTGGCGCTCAATATCGCTGATGAAAAAAACATGCCAGTGAGGCTGCCCGGCTGCTTTGGTGCGATTATGCTCGTTAATGGCGCTCTGGATCGGGCCATCACCACCACCGCCAGCATCCATCGCTAGCACGAGCACACACTCGTCCGCCGCTACGGTGACTTTGGAGATCGCTGTGCGTGTTTTGTCTGCATCCCAGTCGCGGGTGCGTTTGCACTGGAAGACGACGCGCACTCGTTTTTCCTCTCCGGTCGGGTCATGTCTGAGCACATCAGTCTGGATGTCGATACCATCCTGATTCTGGCCGGAGCGGGCAAAAGGCTGGGCATGGATCACCTCGCCGCCGAGCAGCGGTGTGCAGGGGCTGAGCTGGAGCCATTCGCAGCAGAATTGCTCGAACAACGGCCCAGAAAGCGTGTGAACCCGGGTCGGCAGGGTATTGTTTTCGCCATTCATAGCTTGGCAGTGGGCTTGGGTTTCATCGGTGTTTGCGGGACGAAACGATCTATGGTGTGGCGTGCATCTCTGGATGGTGGCAAGCGCCGGAATGGTGGCAAGCCGGGAAGGAGTATCCGCTGTCGCGTGATGGGGGGCGAACTGACGCGACAGGAGCAAACTCATCGGTTTGTGCCTCTAGTTGCTTTTCATTTGGTCCTTCAAATGAGCCAGAAGGTGCGGACGGAAACGGTCGTTTGCATGGGTGATGTCTGCTTTCTTCTCCTCTGTCTCGCGCTCATTGTCGGTTCTCCCATGTATCTGCATGCTGTGGCTGGTCGGTTTTGGCATGGCCGCTGAGCCGATCCAACTCGATTCACGCAGCGAGTTGTTCGTGGACGAGCACCTCATCGAATCGAAGAACGGCGTGACTTTGAAGCTGCACAAGCCGCAGGCGCAGAATGTGGCGTTGATTTGCGATGCGCCATGGGAGGGCAATACGTCGGGCTACTTCACGCTGCTTCAAGATGGCGATCTTTACCGCTGCTACTACCGAGGCTCGCATCATGGTGAGGAAGGCGGGAGGCCGAGTCAGTCAGGCGTGACCTGCTACGCGGAAAGCCGCGATGGCATCACCTGGACGAAGCCGAATCTCGGGCTGCATGAGTTTGAGGGATCGAAGGACAACAACATCACGCACATGGGCGATGGCTGCTCCACCTTTGCCCCGTTCCTCGACACGAACCCGAACTGCCCGCCCGAGTCACGCTACAAAGCGCTCGCCACCACGGGCGACAACGTCGAGCGCAAAAAGAACCCGTCCCTGCAAGCCTGGCATTCCGCCGATGGTCTGCGCTGGTCGGTGATGCGCGAAAAGCCGGTGATCACCGCAGGTTCGTTTGACTCGCAAAACACCGCGTTCTTTGACAATGAACTCGGAGCCTATCGCGCTTACTGGCGTTATTTCACCGGCGGTTATACCGATGAGCGCGGCTGGAAGCCCGCTGGTGTCCGCGCCATTCGCACAGCAACTTCGAAGGACTTCCTTTCCTGGGAAAATCAGGCCGACCTCGCCTACGGCAAGGATGCGCCAACCGTGCAGCTTTACACGAATGCCGTGCGTCCGTATGCGCGAGCGCCGCATCTATTGCTCGGCTTTCCCACGCGCTATCAGCCGAAGGGATCGCAAGTCGAGCCTGTGCTCATGACCAGCCGCGATGGCGTAAATTTCAAGCGCTGGGAAGAGCCGCTCATCCCCATCACCGCACCCAAAGATCGTGACTGGAACCGCAGCAACTACATGACCATCGGCGTGCTCTCGCTGCCAGGAAAGCCGAACGAACTCAGCGTCTATGCCAGCGAAGCCTACTACCAAGGTCCCGGCAGCCGCATCCGCCGCTTCACCTTCCGCGTGGATGGTTTTGTCTCCGCTTCATCGGCGAAAGGCGAACTCATCACCAAGCCGCTGACCTTTGAAGGAACGAAACTCATGCTGAATCTGCTCAGCGGCGGCGAAACGCGTGTGGAAGTGCAAGATGAGGCTGGCAAAGCCATTCCAGGCTTCGCGCTCGATGACTGCACGCCACTGAAAGGCGATCTCATGGATCAAGCCGTCACCTGGAAAGGCGGCAGCCTCGCCACGCTGGCTGCAAAGCCCGTGCGGCTGAGGTTTGAGCTGCGCGGGGCTGATTTGTTCGCGTTGCAGTTTGTTCCGTGAATCAACGCCATGGAGGCAGGAGAACGCGATGAATCGAATGCCACTTAAATTCAACTGTCTCCACCTTCCATCGTGACCCCAACCACTCCTGATCTCGCCATCCGTGTCCGCAACCGAGTGATGGGGCGGTTGATGCCGTATTTGATCCTGCTGTATGTGGTGGCGTATCTGGACCGGGTGAATGTGAGCTATGCAGCGTTGGAGATGACGGCGGATCTTGGGTTCACGGCGGAGATGTATGGGCTGGGCGCGGGGATTTTCTTTGTGGGGTATTTTTTGCTGGAGGTGCCTGGGGCGGTGATCGCGCAGCGCTGGGGCGTGCGGGTGCTGGTGTGCCGGATCATGATCACCTGGGGCGTGCTGGCAGCGGCGATGGGATTCATCCAAAACGCGACGCAGTTTTACTGGCTGCGTTTCCTCATCGGTGCGGCGGAGGCGGGCTTTTTCCCGGCGATGATTGTGTATCTCGGGCATTGGTTCCGCGCGGCGGATCGCGGGAAGGCGGTGGCGCTGTTCATGTCAGCCATTTCACTGGCGATGGTGATCGGTGGGCCGGTTTCGGGCGCGTTGCTAAAGCTGGACTGGCTGGGGCTGGAGGGATGGCGGTGGTTGTTCATCCTGGAAGGAATGCCGGCGGTCGTGCTGGGCATCACGAGCTGGTTTTTCCTCACGGAACGGCCTGCGGACGCGAAGTGGCTGCCGGACGATGAAAAAGCCTGGCTCGTGGCCGAACTGGAGCGCGAGCGCATGTCGCGTGAGGCCTTGCAGACTCGCAAACCGACGGTGTGGCAGGCATTGTGTGATCCGCGCGTGCTGATCTTTTCAGCGGCGTATTTCTTCGGACTGCTGGCCTCGAACGGCCTCGGCTACTGGCTGCCGACGATGATCAAGTCGCTCTCCGGTTTCTCGAACTTCACGGTGGGGCTGCTCGTGTCGCTGCCTTACTCGCTGGGAGTGATCGCGAAGGTGCTCGCAGGCTGGTCATCGGATCGCACGGGCGAGCGGCGCTGGCACACGGCGGGTCTGCTGCTGCTCGGTGGCGCGGGTCTCGCGGCGGTGGCGATGCTGGAGGCGCATCTCGCCTTCGCGCTGCTTTTTCTCTGCATCGCCGTGATCGGCCTCACAGGCTACACACCGAGCTTCTGGGCCTATGCAACGAGCTTCCTCGCAGGCACGGCCAATGCGGCCGCCATCGGCCTCATCAACAGCATCGGCAATCTCGGCAGCTTCGCGGGCCCGTATGCGATGGGCTGGCTGAAGGAGCACACCACGGGCTATGCGGCAGGTGTGTGGATGCTGGCAGCTTCATCGGTGATAACGGCACTGTTGGTGCTGGCTGCTCGGGGGAACCCGAAATCGTGACTGATCGGCTCACTGCAACAGCCAGCGCCACATGCGAAGGTGCTCGATTCCTGCCGGGATGACGGCACCTCGCGGCAGATCGCTTTCGGTCAGCAATAATCGACGGGCATCGGGAAAGGTGGCAGCGGTTCCCACCAACGAACGCACTTCGCGTTCAAAGGTGGCTGGCGAAGTCACGTCGGCTGAGACTTGAATCAGGCAGCGTGAGCCATCAAACATCGTGGCGAGAAAATCGACCTCGTGACCGTCTTTGGTCTTCACATAAGCCACATCGCTGCATTGCCGTGCGAGTTCGCAGGCGACGATGTTTTCCAGCAAGTGCCCGCGATCTAGTCCCGGCCCGGCACTGAAGGCACGAGCGAGTCCGTGATCAGCCAGATAAAGTTTTCGCGGGTTTACCTGCCGCCTGCGCTCGGAGCGCGAAGCAAGAGGCACGGTGAAAACGAGGAAGGCGTCCTCAAGGTGCGCCAGCATGTCGAGCAGTGTCTCCTTGGAAACTCCGACGCCGCGCGAGTGAAAGTCGGCGTGAATCTTGCTGACGCTGAACGTGGTGGATGGCTGGCGTAAAAGTTGGCGCACAAAGGCACGTAGGGCCACAAGATTGACCACACCATGACGCTCCGCCACATCGCGGAACAAAACGCTGTCCACATAGCCTTGCAGCAGCGCCGTTCGCTCGCGTGGCTGCTCGAAACGGCCCGCCTCTGGAAAGCCGCCGATTTCCAAATATGCGTCAAGGTGTGCCAGCCATGCCGACTGAGCAGCAGAACTCACGAGTTTGCCCGCAGGCGGTGTGGCACCACGCGCACGAGCAAACTCGCGGAAACTAAATGGCGTGATGATCGTCTCCAGCGCTCGTCCGCGCATGGTTGTCGCAACCTCACGGCTCAGCATTCGCGCGGATGATCCACTCAGCAGCACCTCCACGTTTTCTGAGTCGAGCATGCGGCGCACAAATTTCTCCCAGCCCGGCACAAGCTGGATTTCATCCAGGCACCACGTCACACACGACTCCCGACGATGACGGGGAAAGTCGCGGTAGTAGGTTTCCAAAATCATGCCGAGGTCTGCCGCCTCAAGCCCTTCCAACCGCTCATCCTCAAAGTTGAAATAGACCAGCCGCTCACGCGCAACACCTGCGGCAAGCCGGTCTGCCAGGCATTGATACAAAAATGAGGTCTTCCCGGCACGCCTCATGCCGATGACCGCACGCGCTTTTCCAGATGGCAATGCGGAACCCGGAGCATCCCGCCGCGTCAGCTTTGGAAATGGGAGAGTGATGGCATCCCCGAGCTTCTGCTGGATGGCTTGGAGCGTTTGGTCTTTCATGGCGACCAAAATACCTCAAAACCAGTCTTTAGCAAAGACCGCTTTTAAAGTGAGCCCGATCACTCGCTCCGCGCAGGACGCACGGCGGCGAGCAGCACTCCGCTGAGCAGCACGCCGAAGGCGGAGGCCATGAGGATGTAGCTGAGGTCCACGTTGCGTTCCTTGAGCCAGCCGCCGAGATACGCGGCCACCGCTCCGACGAGGCAGGCGATGAAATTCAGAATACCGTAGCCAGTGGCGCGATGGCGTGGATCAGCCACCTGACAAAGGATAGGCATCATGTTTGAGTCGGAGCAGCCGCGCGCGAAACCGAACACCACGAGACAGGCGGCGACGATCCACAGGGTGTCGCTATTGGCGCTGATGAAAACGAAGGGCGAGGCCAGCGTGAGGGCGATCATCGGCACAAAGATGCGTCCACGCGGATGCCTGCGGCTCCAGCGGTCCGCCAAGACGCCGCCGCAGAGCACCCCCGCGAGCGCGGCGGCCTGCATGTAGGCCGTGGCGGTGAATCCGGCCTTCGTTTGCGTGAGATCGAAGTGCTCACGCAGATAACTAGGCATCCATGTGACGAAGGCCCAGCCTGCAAAGCCGAGCAGGCTCCAATGCAGTGTCAGCAGCCAGAGCTGCCTGTTGCGGCCTAGCACGGCGAGGGTTTGGAAAAGCGGCACCGTTTCGACCACGTTGTCCTCGTTTTGTACACGCGGCACATCGCGCAGAAAGGCCGCCAGCACGACTGCATACGCCACGCCAAACACGCCAAACACGAGAAACCCGGACGACCAGCCGTGGGTGTCCGCCATCCAGCCGCCGAGCCCGCCGAGCGCCATGCCGGCATACACGCCGCTGATGTTGATGCCCGTGGCGAGCGAGCGCGTGCTGCCACGATGATAGTCCGCGATGAGCGCCAGCGCCGCCGGAATGTAGCAGGCCTCGCTCACGCCCATGAGCACGCGAGTTGCGAGCAGTTGATTGTAGGTTTGCACATAAGCCGTGGCCCACGTCACGGTGGACCACACAGCCAGACTGACCAAGATGACACCGCTGCGGCTGAAACGATCCGCGCACCATCCGCCGAGCGGACTGAGCAGGCCATACACAATCAAGAAGGCCATTGTCAGCGCACCGAAATCATCATCGCCCATCGGGATCGCCGCCTTGATGGAATCACGCATCGTCGTGAGCAGCACGCGGTCGAGGTAGTTCAGACAACCCACCACCCACAGCAGGCCCACGATCAGCCAAGCGCGTGGCAGCGGGGCCGTGTCCGCAGCGCGGGAGGTGGAGAGAGAGTCTGCGGACATGTGCAAAACCAAACGCGCGGGAGGCGGCTGAACTTCGATCCGGATTCCTGGTCTTTTGATTGAACCAGGAAACTGCGGAGCCTTTGCCACGTTACGCAACGGATGAAATCATTGACCTGTGCTCTCACGGCCCTGCTGCTCCACGGCGGACTCAGCACTGCGCACGCCGCTCCTGCCTTGGAGGCAGCCGCGTTGGAGTTCAGCATCACGCCGGGCACGGGCGGCCACACATCGAGCAAAGTCGGCGCGCTGGTGCAGAAGGTGGAGGGACCGCTGAAAACGGCGGTCACGCTGCTGAAAGCGGGCGAGACACGCGTGTGCCTCATCACTCCGCACATGAACTCGCCGAAAGGTGCGAACATCAGCCCGCTCATCCGGCGCACGGCGGCGGAGGCTCTCAATTTGCCGCTGAGTCATGTGCTGCTCATGGTCTCGCACAACCACACGGACCTCAATCTCGTGAGCAATCACATCGAGGCCTACTCAGCCATCTCGATGAAGCCGGAGGAACTTCCAGCGCCGAAACTGGTGCCTGCGGGCGAGGAGTTTTTGAAACAACTCACCGCCACGGCAAAACAACTGCCCGCGCTGCTGCAACCCGTGACCGTCTGGTGGGCGGAGGGC contains:
- a CDS encoding MFS transporter; the encoded protein is MTPTTPDLAIRVRNRVMGRLMPYLILLYVVAYLDRVNVSYAALEMTADLGFTAEMYGLGAGIFFVGYFLLEVPGAVIAQRWGVRVLVCRIMITWGVLAAAMGFIQNATQFYWLRFLIGAAEAGFFPAMIVYLGHWFRAADRGKAVALFMSAISLAMVIGGPVSGALLKLDWLGLEGWRWLFILEGMPAVVLGITSWFFLTERPADAKWLPDDEKAWLVAELERERMSREALQTRKPTVWQALCDPRVLIFSAAYFFGLLASNGLGYWLPTMIKSLSGFSNFTVGLLVSLPYSLGVIAKVLAGWSSDRTGERRWHTAGLLLLGGAGLAAVAMLEAHLAFALLFLCIAVIGLTGYTPSFWAYATSFLAGTANAAAIGLINSIGNLGSFAGPYAMGWLKEHTTGYAAGVWMLAASSVITALLVLAARGNPKS
- a CDS encoding ATP-binding protein; amino-acid sequence: MKDQTLQAIQQKLGDAITLPFPKLTRRDAPGSALPSGKARAVIGMRRAGKTSFLYQCLADRLAAGVARERLVYFNFEDERLEGLEAADLGMILETYYRDFPRHRRESCVTWCLDEIQLVPGWEKFVRRMLDSENVEVLLSGSSARMLSREVATTMRGRALETIITPFSFREFARARGATPPAGKLVSSAAQSAWLAHLDAYLEIGGFPEAGRFEQPRERTALLQGYVDSVLFRDVAERHGVVNLVALRAFVRQLLRQPSTTFSVSKIHADFHSRGVGVSKETLLDMLAHLEDAFLVFTVPLASRSERRRQVNPRKLYLADHGLARAFSAGPGLDRGHLLENIVACELARQCSDVAYVKTKDGHEVDFLATMFDGSRCLIQVSADVTSPATFEREVRSLVGTAATFPDARRLLLTESDLPRGAVIPAGIEHLRMWRWLLQ
- a CDS encoding MFS transporter; this translates as MSADSLSTSRAADTAPLPRAWLIVGLLWVVGCLNYLDRVLLTTMRDSIKAAIPMGDDDFGALTMAFLIVYGLLSPLGGWCADRFSRSGVILVSLAVWSTVTWATAYVQTYNQLLATRVLMGVSEACYIPAALALIADYHRGSTRSLATGINISGVYAGMALGGLGGWMADTHGWSSGFLVFGVFGVAYAVVLAAFLRDVPRVQNEDNVVETVPLFQTLAVLGRNRQLWLLTLHWSLLGFAGWAFVTWMPSYLREHFDLTQTKAGFTATAYMQAAALAGVLCGGVLADRWSRRHPRGRIFVPMIALTLASPFVFISANSDTLWIVAACLVVFGFARGCSDSNMMPILCQVADPRHRATGYGILNFIACLVGAVAAYLGGWLKERNVDLSYILMASAFGVLLSGVLLAAVRPARSE